In Triticum aestivum cultivar Chinese Spring chromosome 5B, IWGSC CS RefSeq v2.1, whole genome shotgun sequence, the following proteins share a genomic window:
- the LOC123116562 gene encoding uncharacterized protein — MSTSAASSSSSPPLTPPSPLPVSVGPGRRPYAFTPSPSASPPFSPRDFDASPSPSPLLARRAVRSEPRLLHYSAFSMDAAASARREQPPRRRFDLGAWCFEWVLMLVRCCCCSWRPASRQQLC; from the exons ATGAGCACCAGCgcggcgtcctcctcctcctccccgccgctgACGCCGCCGTCCCCGCTGCCGGTCAGCGTCGGCCCGGGACGCCGGCCGTACGCATTCACGCCGTCCCCGTCCGCGTCGCCGCCCTTCTCTCCGCGTGACTTCGAcgcctcaccgtcgccgtcgccgctgctAGCACGGCGGGCGGTGCGGTCCGAGCCGCGGCTGCTGCATTACTCCGCCTTCTCCATGGACGCCGCCGCGTCCGCTCGTCGGGAGCAGCCGCCGAGAAGACGGTTCGATCTCGGAGCATGGTG TTTTGAGTGGGTGTTGATGCTggtgcgctgctgctgctgctcttggaGGCCGGCGTCCAGGCAGCAGCTCTGCTAG
- the LOC123112712 gene encoding histone H4 has translation MSGRGKGGKGLGKGGAKRHRKVLRDNIQGITKPAIRRLARRGGVKRISGLIYEETRGVLKIFLENVIRDAVTYTEHARRKTVTAMDVVYALKRQGRTLYGFGG, from the coding sequence atGTCCGGGAGAGGCAAGGGAGGAAAGGGGCTGGGCAAGGGCGGCGCCAAGCGCCACCGCAAGGTGCTCCGCGACAACATCCAGGGGATCACCAAGCCGGCGATCCGGCGgctggcgcggcggggcggcgtgaagcgcatctcggggctcatctacgaggagacccgcggcgtgctcaagatcttcctcgagaacgTCATCCGCGACGCCGTCACCTACACCGAGCACGCCCGCCGCAAGACCGTCACCGCCATGGACGTCGTCTACGCGCTCAAGCGCCAGGGCCGCACCCTCTACGGCTTCGGCGGCTAG